TGCCCGCTCCGTGACGTACCGTTCCATCATCTCCTTAAACGTGCGCTCCTGCTCCTCACGTCGTTCGAAAAACTGACCTTCAGCAATCTGGACCTTCACCTTGGCATAAATGGCCTCGGCCAGCTGCTTTTTCGTGGTGCCGGTACTTCGCCGAACTTGTTGCCCGTGAAACATGAAACTCATCCACCACACGTTCTTACGTTTTGTCAGCCCCATCTGCATCCTCCTTCTGGATGAGGCCTGATTTCGGTCTAGTTTCCCCGTGGCGGGGAGTATAGACCTCGCGTTTGGCCGCTTCAATGACGTGGTCAATGTCGCAACTGTTGTGGCGAATGGGGAAGGGCGGAGGCTTTTGTGGAATGTTATTGCATGTGTCTAGCCAGGTCTGGATAGCCTCGCGCTCGAACCGGACAAGGCCATACATACGTCGGCAAGGGATTTTGCCTTTGGCCGCCCAGTTATAGAGGGTGCCCGGTTTGATATTGAGCCAGTCGGAAACTTCTTGGACCGTAAGCATGGTTCAACTGACCGGGGGAGTCTTGCGACACCCCCAGACCCCCTACAGTGGACTGCCCGCGTTGCCGCCGGCAGGTGTTGCGACAGACCGTTTGGGTTTCTTTTTGAGCAGGTTCCGGTGTCGGTCTTTCCACCGGGACACGCCCCGCACAATCTCATCTTGCAACCAGGCTTCCCCGCCAGGTGTCGCGCAGAGAACAGCCAGCATCGGCGTTAATGATCCGCTGACCCAATTTTTGACTCCTGTGAGCGTCTGTTCCTGTTTTTCCAATACTAAGCGGGCTCTCTGAAATCCTTCCGTCAGGGCCGCGTACCATTCGACGAGTGGAGCTCGGCAGCGGTACTCATCGTCATCGTCCCTTGTCGTCTGCCGAAAATCCACATGGGACCGGAGCAGTCCCACGACAAATTCGCGCCAGAGCGATTCCTCGAAGTAGGCAAGGGCATTGCCGCAGATCTTGGCCCGTGTTTTCTTGAATTCAAGTTCCCAGCGCACCCCGTAGTCCTGCCAATTCTCTCGTCCATTGCTCTGCATTTCGAGGCGTTTGTCGTAGATGCGTAACAGGGTCTCGCTCTGAGGGCTTCCCACATAGATCGTTTCCCCTGTGGTGGCGTAGCTGTCATGTAGGCGGTTCGACACAAATCGTCGCACCTCTTTAGCGCGAGTCACACATTGTCCGACTTCCAAGGCGTGGGCAATCGTCGCTAAGGGGACCGTTCCTCCTCGATCATCCAGGGCACAGTCAATTCGCGTGAGATGCCCTTGCTTCTCGATTACCCACAGGAGGAGTGAGCGGACCTCTTGGAGCGTGTAGGCGGACACAATGCCGCCTGAAAGATCGACGTGAATTTCATTGGGGCGGCGGGGAGCATTAGTGCCGAGTTTGCCGACGCCGCGCAGGCCATCGACCCTGATCCAGGAGAGGGGATATCCGCGAAACCCCGCTTTGGCCTTGTTCCACTCTCCA
The nucleotide sequence above comes from Candidatus Hydrogenedentota bacterium. Encoded proteins:
- a CDS encoding helix-turn-helix domain-containing protein — translated: MLTVQEVSDWLNIKPGTLYNWAAKGKIPCRRMYGLVRFEREAIQTWLDTCNNIPQKPPPFPIRHNSCDIDHVIEAAKREVYTPRHGETRPKSGLIQKEDADGADKT
- a CDS encoding replication initiation factor domain-containing protein, whose protein sequence is MDSPFTLSIDWLAFTIPASNPEETMHMLGGEWNKAKAGFRGYPLSWIRVDGLRGVGKLGTNAPRRPNEIHVDLSGGIVSAYTLQEVRSLLLWVIEKQGHLTRIDCALDDRGGTVPLATIAHALEVGQCVTRAKEVRRFVSNRLHDSYATTGETIYVGSPQSETLLRIYDKRLEMQSNGRENWQDYGVRWELEFKKTRAKICGNALAYFEESLWREFVVGLLRSHVDFRQTTRDDDDEYRCRAPLVEWYAALTEGFQRARLVLEKQEQTLTGVKNWVSGSLTPMLAVLCATPGGEAWLQDEIVRGVSRWKDRHRNLLKKKPKRSVATPAGGNAGSPL